Below is a window of Terriglobus sp. RCC_193 DNA.
CCCTGCTCGCGCTGAGCCTGCGGGATGAGGATCGGGACGACGCCACAGATGCAGGCTCTTTCCGCAATATTCATGGCGAGGTTTTCGACTTCTAGGGCGCTCTATGAAGAACGAACATCACTACAACACGAGCATCGTCTGGACGGGCAATCGCGGCACCGGCACTTCGTCGTATCGCGACTATGCGCGCTCCTATGACCTGAGCGCGCCGGGCAAGCCTCTCATCGCAGGTTCATCCGATGCGACCTTCCGTGGGGAAGCCAGTAAGTGGAATCCCGAGGATATGTTGCTCGCCTCGTTGTCCTCATGCCACATGCTCAGCTATCTGCATCTGTGTGCAGACGCCGGCATCTCTGTCATCGCCTACAGCGACAACGCCGAAGGCACCATGCAGTTGACCCCGGACGGCTCAGGCCATTTCACCTCTGTCACGCTGCATCCGCAGGTAACCATCGCCGCAGGACACGACCTTATCAAGGCAGATGCGCTGCATCATCGCGCGCATGAACTTTGCTTCATCGCCAATTCCGTTAACTTTCCCGTTGCGTGTGAAGCAACAACCACACACGCCGCAAACGATTCGAGGGACATCTGATGGCAGACACACCTTTTGTTGGAACGCCGCGCAAGGCCACCACGCACGTCAACCAGAACGAAGGCCTCGTCTTCGAGAAGAGCTCACCCGGCAAGAAGGCCTACCGGCTGGACCAGCTTGATGTACCGGCGATCGACGCAGCTTCCCTGCTCGGCGACGCCGTGCGCACAGACAACCTGGGCCTGATGCCGGAGCTGAGCGAAATCGAAATCGTTCGCCACTTCACGCGCCTGTCCACATGGAACTACGCCATTGACCTTGGCATGTTCCCGCTTGGCTCCTGCACCATGAAGTACAACGGCCGCGTGAACGAAGCCGTCGCACGCCTGGAAGGCATCGCGGAAGCGCACCCCTACCAGCCGGAATCGCTCTCGCAAGGCACGCTGGGCATCATGAAGCAGTTGCAGGACTGCCTCCTTGAAATCACCGGCATGGATGCCATCACGCTGCAGCCCGCAGCCGGCGCGCACGGTGAATTCACCGGCATCCTGATGATCCGCGCCTATCACGAGAGCAAGGGCAACGCCCGTAAGAAAGTGCTGATCCCCGACTCCGCGCACGGCACCAACCCTGCCACTGCTGCCGTCGTTGGTTACCAGATTCAGAACCTAAAGTCGAACGCCGATGGCGGCGTTGACCTCGAAGAACTCCGCCGCGCCGTCGATGAAGACACCGCCGCGCTCATGCTCACCAACCCCTCCACCATCGGCGTCTTCGAATCGCAGATCAAGGAAATCGCGGACATCCTGCACGCCAAGGGCGCGCTGCTGTACATGGATGGCGCGAACATGAACGCGCTCGTCGGCAAGACACGCCCCGGCGACTTCGATGTGGACGTGATGCAC
It encodes the following:
- the gcvPB gene encoding aminomethyl-transferring glycine dehydrogenase subunit GcvPB is translated as MADTPFVGTPRKATTHVNQNEGLVFEKSSPGKKAYRLDQLDVPAIDAASLLGDAVRTDNLGLMPELSEIEIVRHFTRLSTWNYAIDLGMFPLGSCTMKYNGRVNEAVARLEGIAEAHPYQPESLSQGTLGIMKQLQDCLLEITGMDAITLQPAAGAHGEFTGILMIRAYHESKGNARKKVLIPDSAHGTNPATAAVVGYQIQNLKSNADGGVDLEELRRAVDEDTAALMLTNPSTIGVFESQIKEIADILHAKGALLYMDGANMNALVGKTRPGDFDVDVMHLNLHKTFSTPHGGGGPGSGPVACKAILEPFLPAPIVVEKADGTLTFEYNRPHTVGRVRMFYGNFGMFVRALAYTLANGPDGLRLTTEDAVLNANYIRAKLEGVFDLPYKTKSMHEVVFSDKLQAKNGVKTGDMGKRLIDYGFHAYTVSFPLIVSGAMMIEPTESESREELDLLIDALQQIAREAAENPELVKTAPHTTRIRRLDETAAARKPILRWQGPPEEVEADTAAKEW
- a CDS encoding OsmC family protein, with amino-acid sequence MKNEHHYNTSIVWTGNRGTGTSSYRDYARSYDLSAPGKPLIAGSSDATFRGEASKWNPEDMLLASLSSCHMLSYLHLCADAGISVIAYSDNAEGTMQLTPDGSGHFTSVTLHPQVTIAAGHDLIKADALHHRAHELCFIANSVNFPVACEATTTHAANDSRDI